One Mycoplasmopsis caviae DNA segment encodes these proteins:
- a CDS encoding inorganic diphosphatase, which translates to MSNIIEIKIEIPKNSNIKYEFDRADGNIHVDRILRGDFVYPCNYGFIPTALDWDGDELDVLLYSPETFTPGVVLNARIIGAMKMIDSGETDTKLIAVHADDYRLDEIKKIEDLPEPFLMHIETFFSNYKNWKKKGATKVQGFEGEKWALAELKECQELMDKYGKLPKKEFIKKMMKEHPEKYEA; encoded by the coding sequence ATGAGTAATATTATTGAAATTAAAATTGAAATTCCAAAGAATTCAAACATAAAATATGAATTTGATCGTGCTGATGGTAATATTCATGTAGACCGTATTTTGAGAGGAGATTTTGTCTACCCATGTAATTATGGTTTTATACCTACTGCTCTTGATTGAGATGGAGATGAGTTAGATGTGTTACTTTATTCTCCTGAAACATTTACACCAGGTGTTGTACTTAATGCAAGAATTATTGGTGCAATGAAAATGATTGATTCGGGTGAAACTGATACAAAATTAATTGCAGTGCATGCAGATGATTATCGTTTGGATGAAATTAAGAAGATAGAAGACTTACCAGAACCATTTTTAATGCACATTGAAACATTCTTTAGTAATTACAAAAATTGAAAGAAAAAAGGTGCAACAAAAGTTCAAGGTTTTGAAGGTGAAAAATGAGCTTTGGCTGAACTTAAAGAATGTCAAGAATTAATGGATAAATATGGTAAGTTGCCTAAAAAAGAATTCATTAAAAAAATGATGAAAGAGCATCCAGAAAAATACGAAGCTTAA
- a CDS encoding HAD-IIB family hydrolase has protein sequence MNREMKKPKIIFIDLDGTTIDKKTKFKKDISQINQEGIRKLKEKYDLDIIVSTGRGVLEATKTLASKCGNNQSFVAWNGAKVIKNNEEIFSVSIEPQIVEEIFKLAKKWKMSIIVNSDFRGGLYSNSPLLKLAAYFKKGKCFKLSEWTNESEVYKLLFVNFCKKKIHLFAKELEKLWPSDLNVSISGFKNEFLEVTSSFASKGTSNKYLAKSFGVEPSECWHVGDSQNDSSTIKHMGYVIAMKNSVPEFKQKADFVSPFSNKNGGLFKTLESLLSKFD, from the coding sequence ATGAATAGAGAAATGAAAAAACCTAAAATAATCTTTATCGATCTTGATGGAACAACAATAGATAAGAAAACTAAATTTAAAAAAGACATTAGTCAAATTAATCAAGAAGGAATTAGGAAACTTAAAGAAAAATATGACCTTGACATTATTGTTTCAACGGGCCGCGGGGTTCTTGAAGCAACCAAAACATTGGCATCAAAGTGTGGAAACAATCAAAGCTTTGTGGCTTGGAATGGTGCTAAGGTTATTAAAAACAATGAAGAAATTTTTTCAGTTTCAATTGAGCCACAAATAGTGGAAGAAATTTTTAAATTGGCAAAAAAGTGAAAAATGTCAATTATTGTTAACTCTGACTTTAGGGGAGGGTTATATTCAAATTCACCACTTTTAAAGTTGGCAGCATATTTTAAAAAAGGCAAGTGTTTTAAACTAAGTGAATGAACCAACGAATCAGAAGTTTATAAATTATTATTTGTAAACTTCTGCAAAAAGAAGATTCACTTATTTGCAAAAGAATTGGAAAAATTATGACCTAGTGATCTTAATGTTTCAATTTCTGGCTTTAAGAATGAATTTTTAGAAGTAACATCGTCGTTTGCATCAAAAGGAACATCAAATAAATATTTAGCAAAAAGTTTTGGTGTCGAGCCAAGTGAGTGCTGACATGTCGGAGATTCACAAAACGACTCAAGCACAATTAAGCATATGGGTTATGTTATTGCTATGAAAAATTCGGTACCTGAATTTAAGCAAAAAGCAGATTTTGTCAGTCCTTTTTCTAACAAAAATGGTGGCTTATTTAAAACATTAGAAAGTTTGCTATCAAAATTTGATTAA
- a CDS encoding transglutaminase-like domain-containing protein, translating to MKKKTKLFLSNLLIAPLSTSFVFIASCNWKTKGDTFDINKYALNVKFNIPDIKNKMLTDIKGIKDFEILDFNSSNFEITNFKLVKDGFKNNLTIKFNVKDKKTSLISEEQKRNFVGFKNLASLEEVINSIRVSLKSPDFTKSNIEKLQKEAFNVSHYDELIYFLNFDNFIFTKNSVKASISFRFLSNPNKKISKEFDFTIKEEIDNKQSEKQKTNDVLIGVKAVLLNKNEYAKNIVENWKNNGFITLSGLPANISGEIIDVRLKTSDSIEIMYWIKNTKDNIVSDTKTEILNLEAKSSKLVEYKEYIEKNYKGSKSTLPGEYKTGNGWSSSEQNIRWNNYELSSENHNSVFYGSNPNGIEGSINSSYFRKSQIGKDEDEIKELEELFNNLVSNYETSSYNLRSQYFNAKNMTEAMLNWYSNHWADYNYIHTNVSDFSFPNEANWYGSIFNKEINNNLKNHKFFRLFSMEKSWEKWDYDEMISNKKIKELMYEFIKNGINQIQSDMSDIDKIYTLVRYVTDCFTYDFHKEKQPLYTALQTKIAVCHHYATFLALLLNLVGVKAVPISTDELVHKVVAVKVKQDTDDKPKWYFTDCTEFDTPPSASLPSGKFDYTSRERWKIDQLLTNYELSIPNPVKGMKVTNVLNIHLPWDKLNDPSYAGDRNFYGNSIFYQIKKPNNNLNYVEDSSITMYHSKHENGPSRFFYWKNNWYTISNYMKDGKSHIGLFRFQLESTKMKLIKNEIQTFESSDELSNKIVLSENAAGARIFQEKNLLYHFYYKKDATTSTESDYTLKVYDLTKNDSSCCILTKDVSTEASELVLANKKIDFYVKNGEINLYRYNSNLDENTKFDPDVTKKIIMDDKLKNIEEEKTNNELLRKFALARFQFGSYMYSDLSTRSVYLPLNLRKEFDELKSELSQKLNLSTNYHDNNLYSEFSTRIDLLLKKLNEAVKNKWGKLTFYKIDDLQSNINVFNSNLQGLNFKLTDKYWVNDTLNKHFYYDVFFSETKPSDESEMNNASKLVFKGISLKELKSIKLNQFEHNGFLWIKGYFGTEEQNYIFSNVSNIRKTKWEFSSHTKSNLGLHSNISTTFSKSQFYDDDFILETELSFSGDKSKIKSIKAKFYHYYNGNKKLINEKDIDINNLTKLHDNVKSQNKEPGKYFYEFEVEEDNEIYKFNSNEYLSISEQDSINFTPGKYFSS from the coding sequence ATGAAGAAGAAAACTAAATTGTTTTTAAGTAATTTATTAATTGCACCACTATCAACTTCTTTTGTTTTCATCGCAAGTTGTAATTGAAAAACAAAAGGCGACACTTTTGATATTAACAAATATGCTCTGAATGTTAAATTTAATATACCTGACATAAAAAATAAGATGTTAACTGATATTAAAGGCATAAAAGATTTTGAAATTTTAGATTTCAATAGTTCTAATTTTGAAATAACTAATTTTAAATTAGTAAAAGATGGTTTTAAAAATAATTTGACAATTAAATTTAATGTTAAAGATAAGAAAACGTCTCTAATAAGCGAAGAACAAAAGAGAAATTTTGTTGGCTTTAAGAATCTAGCCAGTTTAGAAGAAGTCATAAATTCAATTCGGGTTTCATTAAAATCACCAGATTTTACAAAAAGCAACATTGAAAAATTGCAAAAGGAAGCATTTAATGTTTCACATTATGATGAGTTAATCTATTTCTTAAATTTTGACAATTTTATTTTTACTAAAAACAGTGTCAAGGCTTCTATTTCATTTAGATTTTTAAGTAATCCAAATAAGAAAATTTCAAAAGAATTTGATTTTACAATTAAGGAAGAAATTGATAATAAGCAAAGCGAAAAACAAAAAACAAATGATGTTTTAATAGGTGTTAAAGCTGTTTTATTAAATAAAAATGAATATGCAAAAAATATTGTTGAAAATTGAAAAAATAACGGTTTTATAACCCTTTCGGGCTTGCCGGCTAATATTAGTGGTGAAATTATAGATGTTAGGTTAAAAACAAGTGATTCAATTGAAATTATGTATTGAATCAAAAATACAAAAGACAATATTGTTTCAGATACAAAAACTGAAATTTTGAATTTAGAAGCTAAAAGTTCAAAATTAGTTGAATACAAGGAATATATAGAAAAAAATTATAAAGGTTCAAAGTCGACTCTTCCTGGTGAATATAAAACAGGGAATGGCTGGTCTTCAAGTGAACAAAACATAAGATGAAATAATTATGAATTGTCAAGCGAAAATCACAATTCAGTTTTTTATGGTTCAAACCCTAATGGTATTGAGGGATCAATCAACTCTTCATATTTTAGAAAATCACAAATTGGTAAAGATGAGGATGAAATAAAAGAACTTGAAGAGTTATTTAACAATTTAGTTTCAAATTATGAAACTTCTTCATATAACCTTAGAAGCCAATATTTTAATGCAAAAAATATGACTGAAGCAATGTTAAATTGATATTCTAATCATTGAGCAGATTATAATTATATTCACACAAATGTAAGTGATTTTTCATTTCCAAATGAGGCAAATTGATATGGTTCTATTTTTAACAAAGAAATAAACAATAACTTAAAAAATCACAAATTTTTTAGACTATTTTCAATGGAAAAATCTTGAGAAAAATGAGACTATGATGAAATGATTAGTAATAAAAAAATTAAAGAACTAATGTATGAATTCATAAAAAACGGTATTAATCAAATACAAAGTGATATGAGCGATATTGATAAAATTTATACTTTGGTAAGATATGTTACTGATTGCTTTACTTATGACTTCCACAAAGAAAAACAACCACTATATACAGCACTTCAGACTAAAATTGCAGTATGTCATCATTATGCTACCTTTTTAGCCTTGTTGTTAAACCTTGTTGGTGTTAAAGCAGTTCCAATATCAACTGATGAACTTGTTCATAAAGTTGTAGCAGTAAAAGTAAAACAAGATACAGACGATAAACCAAAGTGATATTTTACTGATTGTACCGAATTTGATACACCACCAAGTGCAAGTTTACCTTCAGGTAAGTTTGATTATACAAGTCGCGAGAGATGAAAAATTGATCAATTACTAACAAATTATGAATTATCAATCCCAAATCCTGTTAAAGGGATGAAGGTTACAAATGTTTTGAATATTCATTTACCATGAGACAAATTAAATGATCCTTCTTATGCTGGCGATAGAAACTTTTATGGCAATAGCATTTTTTATCAAATAAAAAAACCAAATAATAATCTAAATTATGTTGAAGATTCAAGCATAACAATGTATCATTCAAAACACGAAAACGGCCCATCAAGATTTTTCTACTGAAAGAATAATTGATATACTATTTCAAATTACATGAAAGATGGTAAAAGTCATATTGGCCTATTTAGATTTCAGTTAGAAAGCACGAAAATGAAGTTGATTAAGAATGAGATTCAAACATTTGAATCTTCTGATGAATTATCAAATAAAATAGTGTTAAGTGAAAATGCAGCAGGTGCACGTATTTTCCAGGAGAAAAATTTGCTTTATCATTTTTATTATAAAAAAGACGCAACAACAAGCACAGAATCAGACTACACATTAAAAGTTTATGATTTAACAAAAAATGATAGTTCTTGCTGTATTTTAACAAAAGATGTTTCAACTGAAGCAAGTGAGCTAGTTTTAGCAAATAAAAAAATTGATTTCTATGTTAAAAATGGAGAAATAAACCTATATAGATACAATTCTAATTTGGATGAAAATACAAAATTTGATCCCGATGTTACTAAAAAAATAATTATGGATGACAAATTAAAAAACATTGAGGAAGAAAAAACAAATAACGAATTATTGCGTAAATTTGCTTTAGCAAGATTTCAATTTGGTTCATATATGTATTCAGACTTGTCTACAAGATCAGTTTATTTACCACTAAATTTGAGAAAAGAATTTGATGAATTAAAAAGTGAATTAAGTCAAAAATTAAATTTATCAACTAATTACCATGATAATAATTTGTATAGTGAGTTTTCAACAAGGATTGATTTATTATTAAAAAAATTAAATGAAGCAGTTAAAAATAAATGAGGTAAGCTAACATTTTATAAGATTGATGATTTACAAAGTAACATTAATGTTTTTAATAGTAATTTGCAAGGTCTAAATTTTAAATTAACAGACAAATATTGAGTTAATGACACATTAAATAAGCATTTTTACTATGATGTATTTTTTAGTGAAACAAAACCAAGCGATGAAAGCGAAATGAACAATGCAAGTAAACTAGTTTTTAAAGGCATTTCATTAAAAGAATTAAAAAGTATCAAATTAAATCAATTTGAACACAACGGATTTTTATGAATTAAAGGTTATTTCGGAACAGAGGAGCAAAATTACATATTTTCAAATGTTTCAAATATTAGGAAAACCAAATGAGAATTTAGTTCACATACAAAATCTAATTTAGGATTACATTCTAATATTTCTACAACTTTTTCAAAGAGCCAATTTTACGATGATGATTTTATTCTAGAAACAGAATTATCTTTTTCTGGTGATAAGAGTAAAATTAAATCAATAAAAGCAAAATTTTACCATTATTATAATGGCAACAAAAAACTTATAAATGAAAAAGATATCGATATAAATAATTTAACAAAATTACATGATAATGTTAAGTCTCAAAATAAAGAACCAGGCAAATATTTTTATGAATTCGAAGTTGAAGAAGATAACGAGATTTACAAATTTAACTCAAATGAATATTTAAGTATTTCTGAGCAAGATTCCATTAATTTCACTCCTGGCAAATATTTCTCTAGTTAA